TCCCGTGCACCGCGCCTTGCAGCGCCGCGTTCGCATACAGCACCACGCCGTAGCCGAGGCGCGCGAGCGCGTCGCGTGAACGCGTCGGCGTCTTGCCGCCGATCACGATGTTGATGAGCTGCGGCGTATCGAACAGCGCCGGCAGACGCTCGACGTCCTCCGGTGACTCCATCGCCTCGATGAACAGCACGTCGGCGCCCGCTTCCGCATAACGATGGGCGCGCTCGATCGCGTCGTCGATGCCGTGGACCGCGGCCGCATCGGTGCGCGCGACGATCAGCAGGTTCGGATCCACGCGCGCGTCGACGGCCGCCTTCAGCTTGCCGACCATCTCGCCGGCCTCGATCACTTCCTTGCCCGCGAAATGGCCGCACTTCTTCGGCAGCACCTGGTCTTCGAGCTGGATCGCGTCCGCGCCGCTGCGCTCGAGCGTGCGCACCGTGTGCAGCACGTTCAGCGCATTGCCGAAGCCGGTATCGGCGTCGACCATCAGCGGCAGCTCGACCGCATCGCGCACGCGCGCGGTGTGTTCGGCCAGCTCGCCGAGCCCGACGAAGCCGAGATCGGGCAGGCCGAGCGACATGTTGGTGACGCCCGCGCCGCTCAAGTACAGTGCGCCGAAGCCGAGATCGGCCGCGATACGGGCGCTGAGCGCATTGAACGTGCCGGCGACGAGCAGCCCCTGGCGGGCGGCGATGCTGCGCCGGAACCCGGCGCGACGAAGTGCGGTGTGATCGGACATGCGGGGCCTCATTGGTCGAAACGAAACAGGGTGCGCGGCGAATCGCGCAGCACGCGCAGGCGCTCGCCGGAGTCGGGCAGCCAGCGCGCGAGCGCCGCATAGGTGGCGTCGAAATCGACACGTTCGCGGTGCTGCGTGTGCGGCCAGTCGCTGCCCCACACGAGCCGCTCGGCCGTGAACGCGGTGCGCAGCGCGCGCGCGGCACCGAACGCGTCGATCGCGCCGTCGCCCGCCACGCTGTTGCGATACGCTGCCGACAGCTTGACCCAGACGCGGCCGGTATCCGCGAGCAGCAACAGGCGGCGGAAGCTGGGCGCGCGTTCGGCGAGCGCGGGTGACGGGCGGCCGAAATGATCGATCACCAGCGTGCACGACTGCGCGAGCAGCGGCGCGGTGATGGTGTGCAAGTCCTCGATGCCGCGATGGATCTCGACATGCCAGCCCAGCGCGTTGACGCGGGCGAACAGCGCGCGCCACGCCGACGCGCCGAAATCCGGAATCGGCAGCCCGACGAGGTTCAGCCGCATCCCGACCACCCCCGCACGGTCGAGCGCGTCGAGGTCGTGATCCGCAATCGTGGGGTCGACCACCGCGACGCCCCGGAAGCGGCGCGGGTAACGCCGCAGCACGTCGACGAAGAACGTGTTGTCGGTGCCGAGAAAGCTCGGCTGCACCAGCACCGCATGCGTGATGCCGTGTTCGGCGAGATGCGTGACGTACGTGTCGAGCGACGCGTCGTAATCGGGCGCGTGCCGCACCACCGGCGCGAGCGGCAGGCCGCGCGCGAATACATGCGCATGCGCATCGACGGCGGCGACGGCCGGGTCAGCTGCACACCACGCGTCCATCGACCGCGCAGCCGGAATCTGTTCGACGAGGGGAGTCACGAGTCGATCCATGAAGTCTGCAAGAGGCGCCCGGCCGCAGTGCCGGGCGGTTCGGTGGCGACGCGGCGAGCGCTACAGCGACGCCTCGGCGCGCGGCCGGCTTTCCGCATCCGTGTCACCGCCGGACGCGACGCCGGACAACCGGTGGCTGCGCGTTTCCGGCAGGAACCACACCGCGATCACGACGAGCCCGTAGGCAATGCCCGCGTCGATGCCGAGCGCCGTGCCGAGCGGCAGCGACTCGCCCATCCGCCCGACCAGCACCGGGAAACCGGCCGACACGATGCGGCCGAAGTTGTAGCAAAAGCCCACGCCGCGCCCGCGCACGTTGCGCGGGTAAAGCTCGTTGAACAGCGTGCCGAGCGTCGCCGGAATGCCGGCCGAAAACAGTCCGAGCGGGAACCCGAGCAGCAGCATCGCGACATCGTTCAGCGGCAGGAACACATACAGGTTCACCATCACCGCGCAGCACGCGGCGAACAGCATCACGTTGCGGCGGCGGCCGATCCGGTCCTGCAGGTACGCACTCAGGAAACAGCCGCAGATGAACGCGACGATCACGACCGCGAGATACGCGCCGGTGCCGAGCACCGACAGGTGGCGCTCGGTCTTCAGATAGGTCGGCAACCAGATCGTGATGGCGTGATAGCCGCCGTGTGCGCCGACGCCGATCAGCCCGCCGACCACCGTCGCGCGCAGCACCGACCGGTCGAAGATGCCGACGGTCGGCCCTTCGTCGGCATTCGCTTGCGCCGATGCCTGCGCCGCCGTCGCGTGCGGCGGCTCCGGAATCGCACGACGGATATACAGCACCAGCAGCGCGGGCAATGCGCCGATCGCGAACAGCACGCGCCACGCCCACTCGGCCGGCACCCATGCAAACACCAGCATGTACAGCACCACGGCGCCGCCCCAGCCGAACCCCCACGCGCTCTGCACGACGCCCATCGCCTTGCCGCGGTGGCGCGCGCCGACCGTTTCGGCGAGCAGCACGGCGCCCGCGGTCCATTCGCCGCCGAAGCCGAGGCCCTGCAGCGCCTTCAGCACGAGCAACTGCTCGAAGTTCTGCGCGAACGCGCTCAGGAACGTGAATAGCGAAAACCAGCACACGGTGATCTGCAGCG
This genomic interval from Burkholderia cepacia contains the following:
- a CDS encoding amidohydrolase family protein, yielding MDRLVTPLVEQIPAARSMDAWCAADPAVAAVDAHAHVFARGLPLAPVVRHAPDYDASLDTYVTHLAEHGITHAVLVQPSFLGTDNTFFVDVLRRYPRRFRGVAVVDPTIADHDLDALDRAGVVGMRLNLVGLPIPDFGASAWRALFARVNALGWHVEIHRGIEDLHTITAPLLAQSCTLVIDHFGRPSPALAERAPSFRRLLLLADTGRVWVKLSAAYRNSVAGDGAIDAFGAARALRTAFTAERLVWGSDWPHTQHRERVDFDATYAALARWLPDSGERLRVLRDSPRTLFRFDQ
- a CDS encoding MFS transporter, encoding MNWTRELSTTERRTLRGCFAGWALDGLDTQMFSLVIPVLLTTWGIGKGQAGLIGGATLVSGALGGLLAGMIADRYGRVRALQITVCWFSLFTFLSAFAQNFEQLLVLKALQGLGFGGEWTAGAVLLAETVGARHRGKAMGVVQSAWGFGWGGAVVLYMLVFAWVPAEWAWRVLFAIGALPALLVLYIRRAIPEPPHATAAQASAQANADEGPTVGIFDRSVLRATVVGGLIGVGAHGGYHAITIWLPTYLKTERHLSVLGTGAYLAVVIVAFICGCFLSAYLQDRIGRRRNVMLFAACCAVMVNLYVFLPLNDVAMLLLGFPLGLFSAGIPATLGTLFNELYPRNVRGRGVGFCYNFGRIVSAGFPVLVGRMGESLPLGTALGIDAGIAYGLVVIAVWFLPETRSHRLSGVASGGDTDAESRPRAEASL
- a CDS encoding isocitrate lyase/PEP mutase family protein translates to MSDHTALRRAGFRRSIAARQGLLVAGTFNALSARIAADLGFGALYLSGAGVTNMSLGLPDLGFVGLGELAEHTARVRDAVELPLMVDADTGFGNALNVLHTVRTLERSGADAIQLEDQVLPKKCGHFAGKEVIEAGEMVGKLKAAVDARVDPNLLIVARTDAAAVHGIDDAIERAHRYAEAGADVLFIEAMESPEDVERLPALFDTPQLINIVIGGKTPTRSRDALARLGYGVVLYANAALQGAVHGMQAALTELRDTGRLDENPALVAPFAERQRLVDKARFDVLDARYAADRA